In Lytechinus variegatus isolate NC3 chromosome 6, Lvar_3.0, whole genome shotgun sequence, the DNA window tttggctatgAACAGATTTTGCAATGgatttgttcatgaaatcacattttagaGCAATTCTGACATGTGTATTTAcacaatgttgcataatttcagaACCGGGTACCCAGGTGTCACTAATTTTGTCTAAAAAActcattaaacttttttttaaaaggcaTATAATGATGCAGCACCATCTTTCACGTTGTGGATTTATCCTGAAAATTTTTGGGCCCCCACcgcctttttagggttaaatcagaTTGCACATCATGATGGgttttactgatattcattctgCAACCCATATTTCAAAGCCTATCCATCATATctgacattgatttttacctGTGGTAGTTTGTTAGTCTCTGCATTTCTACAACTGTGGCCAAATATTCTGCTACAAGTTCTTTAGATGGGCCCTTGGCATTTTTCTTATCGTAGGAGACCGGCAAGCCCTGGCTTTGAAGTTCCTGGTCTATCCTTCTCCAGCTGCAATATCTGGTCAGTTGAGGACTTGGGGGCTTTGTGTCAGGAGTGGTCTTGGTAGTGGCGGTGGCAATGGTGATGGCAGTGGCAGAAGCAGACTTGGTGGTGGTGGCATtagcagtggtggtggtgactgCAATTGCAGCATTGTTGATGGTGGTATACGCCTCATCACAACCAACATTAGCTCCTGCTGCCACGCTGCTGGTCtccatctattatgttttaagtagaataaacattaaaacatttgattattaacacatcaacttcagaacactagcatattgataataaaacttgTAGATATAGCAgtcaaagcataaaatgaacttcCACAGAAGAGTACATGTACCCTCATCTAATAGAATTTCAGACCACCTTGAGGATGTTATGCTCAAAGCAAGGTTTTTATTTGACAACATTGGTCGAAGAGGAACATGGATTTAAATGTCAGAATacaactggtatcattggttgATCCATTGTACTGTACAATACCCCATTTAGATATATATGTTGACGAATTATTTCTTGTTGAATCACATACATCTTTGTAATCAATCCTGTAGGGTATAGAGTGCATGCTGAttctatagtcatgatagttatCAGTGTTGTATACCGAGGCTGGCCTCGGGACCAGAATTTGCATCCTCGAAGCCTGACATTCTTGGCCTCGGTCGCTCTGTCTTGATGTCTCAGCTCCGAGGCCTGACAAATGCGGTCATTTCAAGCAGATAAATTGTGTCCATCATCAACACATAATTATTAGATCTagattccacccccccccccctctctatagATTATATACcagtaatatatatatgtatatattgcctgtttttatttttttatttattatattcattttcatttttttcatttcatttattcatttattttttttcttgagggggggtcaatggtcaattgaattcaacaaaaaacatgcaaataatGCTCTAAATAGCCTTTTATTCCcttcatttttattaatttgagcccgctaaatgtgcatgcaccgggtcaagctagtacttatcttgttgcccgagtcgagttctacaagttaggataggtgtcTACCCTGgcaggccgtcgggatatccctgggggccccttgaaaaaaaataactttttttaaattaaaaaaatgctctaaatagccctttattccctttaattttgttaatttgagccccctaaatgtgcatgcaccgggtcaagcTAGTAcctatcttgttgcccgagtcgagttctacaagttaggataggtgtcTACCCTGgcaggccgtcgggatatccctgggggccccttgaaaaaaaataactttttttaaattaaaaaaatgctctaaatagccctttattccctttaattttgttaatttgagccccctaaatgtgcatgcgccgggtcaagttacggcttatcttgttgcccgagtcgagttctacaagttaggatatgTGATtaccccggctaggccgtcgaAATACCCTTCAGgcctctcaaaaaaaaaatcatacccttttattcactgacttttgtcccctGAAAGTCCTCATATTAGGGCAAGCCAGTGATTTTATGGTTGCCAGAGACGTGCTGCCTttttaaaccccctagctagctttcaaactccctaattttttaatattgaatatctgtccaacttcacatgcgtttgaatatcgaacctaaATAATGagaatatcaaaccaacttcacagtttgaatattgaatatacAACCAACTTCCTGCTGGTCAAATTTTTGCTAAGTCACAGctttcaaagaaaattaattttgtcttttttttattactgtcTGGCCATCAAACTTTTTATACTCGCAAGCCACCCACTCCCCCTGAAAACTATAAGAAAAACAATCCCTCATAGTTACAGAGTACAGTATTCGTGttagttaccccccccccccaaaaaaaaaaaaaaaaacatgcccaAGCCGAGGCCAAACTAACCTAGGCCTAGGCCAAACATGAGCGTAAACACCAATCGACACCCATCCATGATTCTCGAGACTTGACTGTATTTTTGTCGCCCACAACAACCCAAGCCACAAAATAATAAAGGCTCACTCTCACACAGCTGTTCACGTATCGCACTGAATTAGGTAATTCAAGActaaagtcagaaagaaagacagatgcAACTCAAGACAGTCGCAGCGCCGCTCATTCGAGCTCCACCCCACACACATCAACACTACTGCCGTGTACTACCCCGAAGCTCCGGGGTAGCGACCACTCGGCATCTCGACCATGTCGATGATGCCTCCACGATATCCccgggcaaaatgcatgtttattacTCGTAGAAAACGATGGAAATATGATATGTATTGTCAATCTCATTCTTTCCTCcgtgatttatttattactttatcaaatgatgtaataattgaataaatatgataattagAAAGTACTTACATCTCCGATTCAAATTTCCGTAAATTCTGTCACCATCAGAATTTTATCGCAGACGACgtgtgtaaagaaaaaaaaccggCTGTTAGCAGCATATCAGGCTCGTTCACgaactatttttcatttatttacttttatttacgATAACAATTTGTTATTGCTTTTATGAAACGGATATTTGCAACTATGACAAGTTGCCATTGCAATAACAAGATTTGCCATAGATATGGGAGATGTTATAGTTGCAAgtcaaaagttttatgaaacgggccccagaaggCATACGCAAGCCTAAACAACACTCTGCAACTTCACGCCACTCTTCACGTACGTGCACGAGCCATAGACCCAACGTCAGCTTAAAGGGCGACGCCATATTGCCAGATTCTGGCCAGATTTGGCGCGCGCCCTCACCCGGCTAACGTTGAGCGCCATTCATCTATACGCTAATTCCTCTTGATTACCATTGATAAAAACCTCGTTCAAATCTTTTCCGGAATTATTATGAATAAGCGATTGATGTTTTTCCGTTAATCAAATATCCGTTATTATAcccatatttttgtgatatttgtaacatttttattttaatcacaatTTCAGTCCAAACGCGGGTCAGTTTTTGAGAACCCACGTTGTTTGTGCATGCCCACGTATGGCCTATTCCGCGTATTGAAcgcactgatctctcccctaactggatatgctgggagggtcctttgtttgaagcccgcgagttctattgtccgccataccagttcccccaaaaggaacgcgatcgctccattagcatgtgcattgtgagcgatacgctagctgtctgcacacagaagcactcattgctttttatacaaaacttcatatatttaaggtgccagaatttgcaattttcttgaaccatggtactttcccagtatacaattcggaaacataattttgaaggggttggtgtttttctcacctacggaagaatggatgaaatccttgacttgtataggggtattttggaggttttccaaataaccatcttaggatcgatatggcgaggactttctaggttatgaaggcttataacactgggcttgaaccccccctttaatttaagtctaccccaccccccaaaaaaaatcaaacaagtgtaacaccgaAAAATTCATCGTTTTCAATCGTTGAAAAtgtaactttcatattttatttctgattttgattaaattttgagcattattgtgtgtttttctctctattcaaataatcattttcatgaggtggactcgccctttaaaggacaagtccacacccaacaaaaacttgatttgaataaaaagaaaaaaactcaacaagcataactctgaaaatttcatcaaaaaatcggatgtaatgaaagttatggcagtttaaagtttcgcttcatttcacaaaacagttatatgcacatctcggttggtattccattattttaacattttgtgcttccggcaaggaggtcctaaacgtcaaattcgtaaaaattgaaatattgtataattcaaactataaaacacaaaagaaatagtgagtaaaatcattgactctctcatttggatgtaactggctcgttcatatcactatttttttttaataagcgaaactttgaaatgtcataactttttattttacatcagattttaatgaaattttcagcattgtgcttgtctgatttttctcttttgattcaaatcaacatttttctgaggtggacttgaccttctctctctctctttccttctgtcacatcgatcgaccctcttcaattatcctctacccagtttgttcatatacactgtaggcagcggaagcgggggggggggggtcctgtacccctaaattttaggtgggggacagaccccccaaaatttatgttgacaactttttttttgttctttttgcttgtcattttttttcctgccaTCCCCtttaaattcaggtggacccccctaaaatcgttgtggtccgccctgaaattctggttgataacccttttttgatgcttgtcagattatttcttttgttttgcatcccttCCTAAATTTTGGGTCGATatcctttttttgcttgtcagattatttttattgcgtcaccccctaaatttctggttgatacccccccccccttttttttgctccaccgagacattttttctttcgacattcggcatctcaaaataagttctgtgaaatttctgaagtctgttaatccgtctctgtagcttaatgtcttttttacgtacttataaaaaaaagttcttggaaaaaataattcgatctattgttgacagagaaatatcacaaattcacatgccacaagttacgtaagccccctaaagtcctagtcctataccgtacatgtacctatagcttgtaaattttattgtcctttcacaaataaaagataaataattttcagaataccttgtagatccagtccttgtcccaaaaatcagtctatttcggtcaggatctatgcttgcaaaaaatatttttttaactcctccgaaacggcagattttcagtcttaacttaagtttcacaatacatgctatacacggtcagtattttcgtgtctcagtcgtgatattcttctgtccaaacatgattgataaactcataaaacttggtgacatttgtgaatattaataaactgaatattcatttgaatcatggtttgaattcatcacgcttccagagaaatcacaacaatcgataacacccccccccccccgcccggaGTTTtcaagttttggaaacttgctctggtaatttagaattaccacacatgtatttgagcacacgggactacataaagtctacaactatgcagttcaccagcttgtcttatctgtgaaaagtaatcccattttctctgtttccacggtCGTCACAATAGTGAaattatacgtggcacaggacgacatcttaaactttgtatcaggtataaattcacattgaaaagtgctgttataagagttgatttggtaagtataattaagaattgacactgttgccgtgtaccagactctactccgattttggctttttgggggaactcggcgtgcggaggtaccaacttccggtgcttcaacacggaataggccaatcagcgttattgttcccatccaggtaggggagagatcagtgattGAACGGAATGATGTTGGGTCGAACACCAGAATATTGTTGTGATTGTTTGTTCCGTGTTTGTTGGGGATGAAGCTATGATGGCGACCAGTCACGTTTGACAGTACCGCCAAATCGTTAAGATTAACTAATTAAGGTCAAGGTGAGATAAGAGAAATGAGCAAGGCgctttattgggggggggggagggagagagagagaggggccGGGGGGAGTTAAGAGGACCCAGTGGGATACAGTTTCATCATCAGTGCAGGGCGTCGAtgaaaaacttaatttttttcttcaaaatgtggaaagtgacagaaaaatcagaaaaaggttaattggttcttattttttgaaaaaaaccccAGAATTTATCAAGATTGCTGTTTATTCTTCATCATGGTTGTAGAATTTAATAAAGTATAATTCTTTCAAACAACTCAAATTGTGATTAATCGTATTGgatttatttcactcttttctttcgccttgtttttttttcttccaaaaatcAGGGAGATGAAAAATATGAGAGCTAGAACGTAAACATATggactccgtaacacaaaggtttacgatgaatagcaaaaatgaaagaacgcttctgattggttcttagtcagtattttgcgacaaatgcacgtgtaacattgatcttgattagccaattcatttagcgattgatcgctaatctttgtgttacggagccatgGTGAAGTTATGACGTTGGAGAGGGCGCAGCCCCATGCACTTGCAGATCCAGATTGATTTTCATGGGGGACACTTAGAGTGCCCCTATATTTCTTCAGTATTATTTTTACACGCAAAAAAGTCAAAGAAGACATCATGCCACTCATGCCACCGACAGCTGCCTCGTCAAAGGGGGGCggtcaattattttgattttttttcattttgtcctcGATAGggaagccggggggggggtcaattcattttatatacatttatattgtgTTTATATATGGGAGGGGGTCTGCTACTGAGCATGTTTTTACAAGGGCTTAATATAACAGAAATGGCACGATTTAAcacaataaaatgtatcatgGAGGTTAAtactaaattaatacataattaataattgttttaattgaaaatgaaaataatgaaggcACCCATAGATCTTAAAAATATCTCATAAATACAGGCCTAAACCTGTATGAAGTTGAACAGGcataaagtataaatgtttAGTTATAGCTGAATTGATCCCGCAACCAAATAATGTTGGCATAAACTAGCTGttatatcagtggcgtaacgaCATGAACGagcgaaaaaaaattgggggttatacacgatatggcgtatcgatcaggcaaaatttaaaaagaatttagtAAGTTGCAACCGACATGAgcataattttgatgttttggttacaaaaatccaattgaacAAGTTCGCAagattctctttctttttcctcttttttctgaaTTGGGGGCATAtgcacgaccccccccccccccattaaatcATAAAGCACCACTCTGTTCTGCCACTGTCTAAAATTGGATTTAATCTTTTAGAATTTTAATCTCTTATCTAATTAATCTAAAGGGATAAGAGTAAGACAAAAAATAGTTGCAGATTActtatttcaaagtatttttacttAACTCCCCAACTCTGCTCTTGCTGCACTGCACGTAACGGCCCTCCACCAAATTGCCAGGCCGACTCGCCCCGTGAGCAAGTGACCGCGTTCGCGTAAGTTCACCCGAAGCCATGACTAAATTCTGACCATAAACATCACCTACAATGTAACTAATCACTCTCTGACAATATTTCCAAGTGTATTTTATTACAGTCGATCCTTTGGGCCATTAAACgataatattttcaatgttatcatgacaaataattttaatgagatagtggcattgtagaaaaaacaaatttataagcACGAAATGGCACCAgatatatcatcaaacataCAGCGCAGCGTTCGGGACTGGTGAGTGGGACGGCTCGCTTGGTGTTTTCGCCCCAACGAATTCGGCGAAAACGTTACCATTGCGCCGTGCGAATGTTAAATCTGCGGCTCTCAATCAGAGACttgaatgtctctttttgcattatcgaaaataaatcatagactttgtttgatttatttacaagtAAGTTGCATATCCGTCGTGATAATTAGGAAAATCCATGATGTCTTCTTCTAATTCTGAAAAAAACTATGTCTTCAAAATGCCTATGTCAGAAAATTGCCGGAAATCataaaaacttgcctaaaatatctctttttgaaagttcatccatggtctggaaaaaaatgttacaacttTTGTAGACGTATACCGTAAACAAATACATCCTCGATCACTAAAATAAAGTGTGTGCTACGCTTTTTTAATTCAGgccatgttaccatgacaacttgggaaaacccttattttttcgaaaaaaaatatggttttaAGGGTCATTTTACAGACATAAAACTAACCCAATTTTGAAGAATTGTgtttaaatttcacataaaattaaattatctatGTTTATACTTtcgtatatgaatattcatatttcttatagaaTCTTAGTTTTTGATTGGTCAATGTTTCAGTCATGGATAATGACTGAgcgtaaaaaaatctgaaaatgcgcATTTTATCGGCAACCAACAAGCAAGATGGCGGAACACATTAAGTTGGCGCTTTGCACGTACGTGTCTTACGCAACGCCTGGgtggcacttccattgacgagtggatatcatgcgcgaccatggtatggggtctcgaaaagcaccctaaacacgtattttccatattctgaaaatgcaccccttaacaagtattggcgtgtgaaaccctacccttaataagtattggaaacaaaccGATACTCTTGctaagtattccctgaattgactcCCCAAACAAGTAAAGcgatatttctatttttatgtcacggacgtcagtcgtcggttttacctttacctacatcattgggtttattacagccccacctcccgcatctcgcgcaaatcgtactcttaacacgtagtgttgactctttGGGCAAAAaaaacatcctttataaaacattttagtcttaatttttaCCCCCTCGCCAATTTggccctaaacacgtagctttcccaataaaaatagataccccttttttcactattttagtgtttttgacaggCTTATTTCTTTACGTACATAATGTGCCCTaccttgaaaaagacatcatttttacgtgtttttttttgtgtgtgtttttgtgtgtttttttttttgggggggggtcgcgcatggtatccactcgtcaatgggcGCAACACAAAAATGCCCCAGTttctaaaaacaacttttgagACTTGCGGATGAAATGGTGTGCAGTTGCATTCAGACCGACGTAGACTTGAGTAAACCTGACGTAGGCCTACGCTTGCATGAAGTTGCTTATGGTAACTCAATCAGGGGGAAAAATACacgggggctcggggcgattttgcccccgaaatgccctaaagagccctggaaaactaaaatggagcccctgaaattCATATAAGGTCCAACGTAAATTTCAACACAAATTAGGATATTTGGACTGGTGAGCTCCAAAATAGCCtcggaaaataaattatttttttttctttccctgaACTCAATGGTCTCGGGGTGAATATAATCGAATCCAATTAAATAACATTAAATCAGTGAGGATAATgcagaaattaagaaataataaatattttctaaaaacgACGAGTCCATGGCCAATCGTATTACTTTTTCACGGGACTTTGTATATTACTTGGTGTTGTCAGTTTTAAACTGGTGAGTCTTTCTGTCCAGTTTATTATGTGAATTTACCTTGACAGTCACGGCtttaagccccagtcacatatagatcCGTGTTAACGCCTTGGGCATCCTTTGAGGTCCATGGTGGTTCGTGTTTGTCCTTGATCTTGCGGGAGGCTAACACTTcagtttttgactgtcaaaaacatccAGCGTCATCCTTGGACTGCCGGGTAGACAAgccatccgggatggtccgtgtagctgacatGTAGGTCAGTGTATTTACCGTGTAGGTCTGTGTAGCTGCCTGGAGTATCCTTGGCAGTCCGTGTTCTTTTCCCCATCAAtgt includes these proteins:
- the LOC121416507 gene encoding uncharacterized protein LOC121416507 isoform X2 produces the protein METSSVAAGANVGCDEAYTTINNAAIAVTTTTANATTTKSASATAITIATATTKTTPDTKPPSPQLTRYCSWRRIDQELQSQGLPVSYDKKNAKGPSKELVAEYLATVVEMQRLTNYHR
- the LOC121416507 gene encoding uncharacterized protein LOC121416507 isoform X1; this encodes METSSVAAGANVGCDEAYTTINNAAIAVTTTTANATTTKSASATAITIATATTKTTPDTKPPSPQLTRYCSWRRIDQELQSQGLPVSYDKKNAKGPSKELVAEYLATVVEMQRLTNYHRLCPQFQKDTR